The following is a genomic window from SAR86 cluster bacterium.
TCTGATAATGTTTTTCGTGAACCAATCAATACAATAAGTAATATCGGTTTTATGGCTATTGGTCTTTATTTAGCATATGTAATCTCAAATGATAAACATAAAAATAATATAAATCATTTTACTGGGATCAATTCAATATCAATCATTTATGTAATCGCTGTAATTTTTTTAGGTCCTGGTGCTATGTTAATGCATGGTACAAACACTGAATGGGGAAATTGGGTAGATAATTTGAGCATGATTATGTTCATAGTAATTCCTTGGCTGTATAACATTTTATTGATGAGAAAAAAATCCATTAATAACTTTTTACACACATATATTATATTGATTTTTTTGTATGGATTATTTCGAGGTTTATATGGTTGGGAGTTAGGGATAAATTTAAATGTTTTTGGTGTTTCAATTGGTCTTTGGATAATTTCAGAGTTTTTATATCATTTTTGGTCACCGTTAATGAGAATTGCATCAGGTTTTATTGGGTTCTTTGTAATGATGATTTTTGGCATGAATTTAACAGACATATTTAATAACTTTTCAGAATACTGGTGGATATTATTATTTTGGTTACCAGGCCTTTTAGCAAATACGAAGCCATTTACCAAGAGATCTATTAAGTGGTTCATTTTTGGTTCAATAGCCTATTATTTCGCATTTAGTGTATGGCTTACAGGAGTACCAGATCATCCATCTTGTAATCCTGATTCATTAATACAGGCACATGGTCTATGGCATTTGTTGTCTGCTATAGCATGTCTATTTTTCTTTTATCATTACCGATCACAAACTTTAATTAAATAATTTTTCACAGCCAGTTTTATCTAATACACATAAAAGCTCTTTTATACTTTCTTTGTTTAATTTCTTTGCTTCATTCTTGATCCAAGAAAGGCATTTTGCTTGGTAAGGAAAAGTCTTTTGTTTCCAATTTATATTATTTAGCTTTAACTCAAAAGTATCTTCACCAGATTTAATTGCAGTATCGTTAGCATAAAGATATGGCACATATATATTTCCTATTTCTTTAAGCAAGGGCTTTATGTGATTTAAATTTGAAACATCAATCCATCCTTCATTATTGTTATTAAAATAATTTGGTTTTGATGATAACTTATTTCCTAGCAAAGAATTTGCATTCATTTGATCATGCCAACCAGACAAATCTTCCATCAATTCAATCCATGCGACAGCTCTCATTGATATTTTATGTGCTATCTTTCTTGAGGTAGGATCAAAGTTAATTAATTGTGTTAATTGTCCATATATAGCAAAGTCACATGAAGAAGGTCTACTACCTAAAATGAATGGTGAATGTAATAGACAACCATCTAATATTCTAAGAAAGTCTTGATAATTATTTTCTATAAATTCTGCAGTATATTTATTAGATCCAACTACCCAAAGTCTATTAGTTTGTTTATCTGAAATGAAATCTGATATAGTTTTCTTTATTTTTTCGTTAGTTGTTACTCCATGTAAGAGTGTTAATTTATTTTTTGCATTATTAATATCTTCATCAAATGCCCATCTAAAATGGAACATAAATTTAGTTAGCCATTCATCAGCATAATCTTCTATAAGATAATTTACTAAAGCTAGTGTTGGATTGTTTGGTATAACAGATTTATTTGGATATTTTTGTTCTATTTCTCTTATTATAGGAGTGGAATCTGTTATGGGGTCTGAATCTTCATCTAAAATTACTGTAGGTAATAGAATAGGTGAGGGTACAGATTTATTAATGAGTTTTAAATTAGATTTAACGTCACCCCAAGTGACGTTGTAAGGTACATTTTTATATCTTAAATAACTAAGTATTTTACGTGTATAAGGCGAGGCAGGATTACCAAAAACTTTAATGGGCTGCATTACTTTGTATTGATTGCTACTTGAAATGCAGGCCGTTCTTTTATTCTTTTTACATAAGACTGAATATTTGGCATTTCATCAGATACACATCCTAAATCAGATAGTTTAGTACAACAATGCCCTGTCATAAACTCAACGCCAGAAAAGCTCCCTATTAAATAATCTTTACCATTTAATGCTTCTTCTATGGCCATCAAGGATTTTGATGCAAGTCTTTTAGCCTGACCAAGGACCACATCATCTCTTCTGTCTGGTGGCAATAAGAGAGTATGCACAACTATTGTATTCATAGGTTGTGCGATCATACCTTCACAAAAATGAAACCACTGAAGATAGTAAGGATATTCAGAGGAGTTAACAGATGGTTTTAAGCCACCATTTTTATGTTTTTCTAATATGTAATCAATTATAGCGCCAGATTCATATATGCTTATACCATCATCTTCTAATACTGGAA
Proteins encoded in this region:
- a CDS encoding ceramidase domain-containing protein; this translates as MKNTHKNRAPKPYFFYICFAISIIFVLFFYLLSFFNLIQDQQSINLIGTASRWCERISDNVFREPINTISNIGFMAIGLYLAYVISNDKHKNNINHFTGINSISIIYVIAVIFLGPGAMLMHGTNTEWGNWVDNLSMIMFIVIPWLYNILLMRKKSINNFLHTYIILIFLYGLFRGLYGWELGINLNVFGVSIGLWIISEFLYHFWSPLMRIASGFIGFFVMMIFGMNLTDIFNNFSEYWWILLFWLPGLLANTKPFTKRSIKWFIFGSIAYYFAFSVWLTGVPDHPSCNPDSLIQAHGLWHLLSAIACLFFFYHYRSQTLIK
- a CDS encoding glutathione S-transferase, with product MQPIKVFGNPASPYTRKILSYLRYKNVPYNVTWGDVKSNLKLINKSVPSPILLPTVILDEDSDPITDSTPIIREIEQKYPNKSVIPNNPTLALVNYLIEDYADEWLTKFMFHFRWAFDEDINNAKNKLTLLHGVTTNEKIKKTISDFISDKQTNRLWVVGSNKYTAEFIENNYQDFLRILDGCLLHSPFILGSRPSSCDFAIYGQLTQLINFDPTSRKIAHKISMRAVAWIELMEDLSGWHDQMNANSLLGNKLSSKPNYFNNNNEGWIDVSNLNHIKPLLKEIGNIYVPYLYANDTAIKSGEDTFELKLNNINWKQKTFPYQAKCLSWIKNEAKKLNKESIKELLCVLDKTGCEKLFN
- a CDS encoding glutathione S-transferase family protein, with the translated sequence MLKLHFAPHSRAERILWLLEELELPYELNIMKFHPEDLKSDEHRKRHPLGRIPVLEDDGISIYESGAIIDYILEKHKNGGLKPSVNSSEYPYYLQWFHFCEGMIAQPMNTIVVHTLLLPPDRRDDVVLGQAKRLASKSLMAIEEALNGKDYLIGSFSGVEFMTGHCCTKLSDLGCVSDEMPNIQSYVKRIKERPAFQVAINTK